The Oceaniferula marina sequence GTGCGTGCATCACGCATTTTCCATCCATCAGAAATCCGGAGGAGGATTTCTGCATCCCCGCACAGACTGCAGCGGAGCCAGGTCAATCCTGTCGGGCGTGCTTTTTTAAAAAGCACGACAGGATGAGAACCATGGTTCGTGCGCACACGTAGCGCGTGTATCACGCATCTCCCCGAAAATACATCCAGAAGACTTACACCAGTTTCTAGGAAGCCCTTCCCAACACGTCTCAACGTCACCTCAAGTCCGAGTTGCGAATTAAAAAACGACTTATGAAAGGAGGGGAAACAAGGTTGACGACCCGACAACAACCAATAGCCGCTAAAGCTCTGAGCCAAAACCAATTGAAAATTGGCTGACGAATAAAACAACATTTAAATCGTCATAAATAACGAATAAGTTGAATTATAGCAGTTAATTCGTCATAAAATACGAATTCAATCAAAACAAAACACACCTCTTCCATCATTTATCATGAATAATTAATTCGTCATATATTACGAATAAAATAAATAAAAACTGAAAATTCGTCTTATATTACGACTTGCAAATGATATTAAACCAACCATGATAAAGGCATGAAATTTCAAGAGTTACATCATGACGCTGCCACTCTGCAAGAGTTAGGGCGAAGGCTGGCCAGGCTCCGCATCGACATGAATTTGACTCAGGCAGATCTGGCCCGACGAGCGGGTGTGGGAAAACGAACCCTCGAGAGGCTTGAGGCTGGAGAGACAACCCAGACCCGCACCTTGTTCCGCATCTTTCGTGAACTCGACCTGTTCGAAAAGTTAGAGCTCTTACTTCCTGAACCCGGCACCCGCCCGCTGCACGCCGTCAAACAGCGAGACAATCCTCCGAAAAGAGCGTCGAAGAAAAAAACGAATCGTACCACAATGAAAAACTGGAAATGGGGAGATGAGGCATGAGCACACAGGCAATCGTCAGACTTTGGGGGACGGACGTCGGCTACCTCAACCTTGAAGAAAATCAGGAAATTGCCGATTTTGAGTATGACCGCGACTTCCTCCGCAGCGGCATCGAAATCGCACCTCTTAGCCTCCCCTTAGCATCACGCGTCTACCGTTTTCCAGAACTTCCATTCGGGTCTTTTCATGGACTTCCAGGATTATTGGCAGACTCATTACCCGACAAATTCGGCAACGCTATCATTGATATCTGGTTGGCAACCATGGGTCGAAAACCGGAAACGTTCAACGCAGTGGAGCGACTATGCTACATCGGAACAAGAGGAATGGGAGCACTGGAATTCAAACCCGCAAAACCGCTGGGCAGACCGAGCAAAACACAAATCCATGTAGGCCGACTGGTTGAGCTCGCTTCAGAAATTCTATCCCACCGATCATCACTCTCTACCGTGTTTGCGGATCGCAAAAAAGACCAAGCTGTCCGAGAAATTCTACGTGTAGGCACATCAGCTGGCGGGGCAAGAGCCAAGGCCCTCATCGCCTGGAACCCACAAACCAACGAAGTGAGATCGGGACAAGTCACTGCCGATCCGGGCTATGAGTACTGGCTTATGAAGTTTGACGGAGTCAAAAGCAACCGCGATAAGGAACTGGCAGATCCGGAAGGCTTTGGAGCGATTGAATACGCTTACTACAGCATGGCAAAGGATGCCGGAATATCCATGACGCCTTGTCGGTTGTTTGAGGAAAACGGAAGACGCCACTTCATGACGAAGCGATTTGACCGGACAGACAAGGGGGCCAAGCTCCATATGCAATCATTGGCCGCACTTGCTCACTTCGACTTCAACATGGCTGGTGCTTATGGGTATGAGCAGGCAATAATGGCTATTCAGGAGCTCAAGCTAGGCCCCGATGCCATCGAACAACAATTTCGACGTATGGTCTTCAATATCGTAGCTAGAAATCAAGATGATCACGTCAAGAACATCGCTTTTCTCATGGACAGACAAGGCCATTGGTCTCTGTCTCCTGCATTCGATGTCACCTACAGCTATAACCCGGCAGGTGACTGGACATCGGCACATCAAATGACCCTGAACCAAAAACGAGACAACTTCGCAATGCGCGATTTTGAGTCTTGCGGTCAACTTGCCCGCCTGAAACAGGGAGAAGCAAAGTCCATGCTTACTGACATTCAGACAGTTGTATCTAAATGGCGAGACTATGCCGATGAAGCAGGGGTTCGCCCTGATCAACGCGATGAAATACACGGTAATCTACGCCTTGATTCATTCTGATACCCCCCCGAGGAGCGCATCATCAATAGGTGCAGAATATCATAAAGCAGAGCATTCAAACTCCCTTTCTTACCTTGGCGTATATCAGATAGCCAGCCCCCAGAGTAGCTATCAACAGGCAAGCGATAGGCCAAGCTCCACCGAATGAATCGACAAGCCCCTGCTCTTCTCCCTTGGATCGAGCCCCCGATCCACGCTCATACTCCTCAAGCATTCGCTTCCTCTCAGGAGCCTTCTTGCCGGCAGCCCCTCTCTTGATCATTTCTCCGAAACCCTTGAATGAATGACGCTCACGATCATCCATTCTAGCCCAGATACGATTCCACAGCCCCACATCAGACGCATCGCCATAAACAACCAGCACCCGCAACTGATTCCGAATATCGTAATCGAGGTGAACGCCAGCTTCCCAGTCCCTGGCTCGCAGAGCCTCCCTAGCATAATCTAGCATCAAGCCATTATTAAGCTCTGTCTTGAAAAAGATACTATAGGCATATCGGCGTAATAAGGAGTGCCCATTTGTCGATACCACCTCCAGAAAGTATCCCTCAGCCGTATCCGGATAATCATTGATGATCTGATCTACTATTATAGTTTGAGCCTCCCGTTTCTCCTCTTCTAGGCCAGGATACGGGACATCGTTACTGGAAACCTCTACATAACTGGAAATCAACCCCATGAACTCCCTCGGAACCCCAGAAACCTCAAGATGATCCAACATCGAAGTGCTTTTCTTGAGATTACTCCCCGCCCCCTCGACTAACGCCCCCATCAGGACGAAAGAAGCAAACAAACAGAAAACAACCTGCTTCATGGATACATTTCTAACCTAACCTAATCAAACATCAAGACCAACATCCGC is a genomic window containing:
- a CDS encoding helix-turn-helix domain-containing protein is translated as MKFQELHHDAATLQELGRRLARLRIDMNLTQADLARRAGVGKRTLERLEAGETTQTRTLFRIFRELDLFEKLELLLPEPGTRPLHAVKQRDNPPKRASKKKTNRTTMKNWKWGDEA
- a CDS encoding type II toxin-antitoxin system HipA family toxin is translated as MSTQAIVRLWGTDVGYLNLEENQEIADFEYDRDFLRSGIEIAPLSLPLASRVYRFPELPFGSFHGLPGLLADSLPDKFGNAIIDIWLATMGRKPETFNAVERLCYIGTRGMGALEFKPAKPLGRPSKTQIHVGRLVELASEILSHRSSLSTVFADRKKDQAVREILRVGTSAGGARAKALIAWNPQTNEVRSGQVTADPGYEYWLMKFDGVKSNRDKELADPEGFGAIEYAYYSMAKDAGISMTPCRLFEENGRRHFMTKRFDRTDKGAKLHMQSLAALAHFDFNMAGAYGYEQAIMAIQELKLGPDAIEQQFRRMVFNIVARNQDDHVKNIAFLMDRQGHWSLSPAFDVTYSYNPAGDWTSAHQMTLNQKRDNFAMRDFESCGQLARLKQGEAKSMLTDIQTVVSKWRDYADEAGVRPDQRDEIHGNLRLDSF